Genomic window (Dolosigranulum savutiense):
AACAAAAGTAAATCGTCGTCAACGCCGCCAAACAGTTGAAGCACCAGAACCAGTCGATCCGGATCTACTCGATACACATGTAGAAGGTCTTGATGGTGAAGAGACAGAACAATTAGAGAGCGATGCAGGGGTCGAGATTGTCCGCACGAAGCAACTAGACTTGAAACCAATGCATGCCGAAGAAGCTGTCTTACAGATGGATATGTTAGGCCACGACTTCTTTATCTTCGAGGATGCTGAGACAGAGAGCACGAACATTGTCTACAAGCGTCATGATGGCAAATACGGCCTATTAGAAACCTAAAAAATATTAGTCACATTAAAGTTGATGAATACGAATCATTAAAAAGCCCGCTCCATTACTGATATTAGTCGTGGAGCGGGCTTTTTGTTTATTTAGATTGATTCGTTAACTAATAAATCTAGGTCTGGACCAGCAGGGATGATTTGGTTCGGGTTAATCATCGTATGACTCTTGTAGTAATGTGTCTGGATATGATCGAAGTTAACGGTATCCGCCAGATTTTCATAGTTATAAATCCGCTTCGTATACTCCCATAAGTACGGATATTCCGTTAAGTGATGCAAGTTACACTTAAAATGACCGAAATAAACATGTTCGAAGCGAATCAATGTAGTGAAGAGGCGGATATCCGCTTCCGTGAGTTGATCGCCAACGAGATAGTCTTGATGTTCCAAGCGGTCGTTTAATTTGGCTAGAGCATCATCGACATGTTGTGCTTCCTTTTCGTAGACTTGTTGCTCGGTTGCAAAGCCCGCTTTATAGACCCCGTTATTCACATGATCGTACACATAGTCATTGATATCATTGATTTCATCACGCGAGTCTGCTGGGTAATAATCCCCTGGTGTTGCACCGATTTCATCAAAGGCGGTATTCATCATTCGAATAATATCGGATGATTCATTGTTGACGATCGTGTCCGTTTTTTTATCATAGAGGACCGGAACGGTAACGCGCCCTGAATAGGTCGGATCAACATGGGTGTAAATTTCGTGCATATAATCGGCATCCATAATGGGATCCGCTATTACACCGGGGCCATCCTCGAATGTCCAGCCGTGTTCTAACATCACAGGATTAACGACTGAAAGTGAAATAATCTCTTCCAAGCCTTTTAACTTTCGCATCATTAAGCAACGTGATGCCCAAGGACATGCTAGGCAGACATACAAATGATAGCGCCCAGCTTCCGGCTGAAACTTCCCATCCTTACTGATCCAATCTCTGAACTGTGCATCTTCTCGAATAAATTTCCCATCATTATCTTCCGTGTTGTACCACTCATCGTGCCACACACCATCTACTAATAATCCCATCAATATCCACTCCTTTATACTTCCGAATTATAAGCTATTAATGCCCTACAATCAACTCATACCCACTTCCGAGTCAAGCGACTTATCGCTCCATAATTACCTTAAAAATTTTCCCGATCAGTTAACTGCCGAACACTGTCTCCTCACAATGGGGTCTTGTAATGAATACATTAGATTTAGTTGCAAGAAGCGTAACATAGGGATCCTCTTTTTACGGATTAACGGACTCTAAGGTCATAATAGCTTCAAAATATTGTCCTGGTTCACTGGCCAGATTCAGTTTTCCACCATGAATTGTAGCAATCTGGTTGACGACAATTAAGCCAATGCCATTGTTTCGAGCGGTTAGAATATCAGGTTGGTTGAGCCTTGAGAGTACCTCTTGTAGGCGATCAGCTGAGGTCCCAATACCAGTGTCGCGGATAGACAACTGCGTGAAGTGATCAAATGGTTGAATAGAAATACTAATGTGACACCCTTGTGGATTATGATGAATCGCATTATAGATTAGGTTATGGAGCATTCGGTCAAACATCTTACGTTCCATCCGCACATAAATTGGGTGATCGATATGATCAACATTGAACTGAAAGGTGTATAAGTCATAAGCATTCATATTGATTAGCTCTACAATAAATTCTCGCGTTGCAGCGACTACATCAATATCTTCTAGCTGATTTTTGTAAGTCTCACTTTGTAGCCGATTGATTACATTTAAATCATTTATTAAATTTTCAATATAGCGACTTTCTTTTTGGATAGTTTGGAGCCAGCGTTTATCTTTAGGATGAGTTGTGCGACCTTCTAGTAAATTAGCATAGGTGAAAATAACAGATAAAGGAGTTTTTAAGTCGTGGGTGATGCCCGCAAGCCACTGCTGACGAAATTGTTGACTAGCTTTAAGTAATTGATCTGATTTATTCAAGGCCTGTGTAATGGTTTCTAGTCCGCTAATGTGAGGAATACGATCCTCCAGGCCATCTGGAAGTGCCTCAATACCATCAACAATGGGGTCCAGCTTGCTCTTTATGCGCCAGCGTGTATACAGATATAACCCCGCAATCATTAACAAATTAACACTAATAATACCCATAATAATAAACGGGACTTTTTTAAGAAAAGATTGTTGCCAATAATTAGCCGTGAAACGGATATAGCTATCTTTCGGGAAGCCAAGGACTAAGATATCTCCAGAATCCAGTATATGTGAGAATACAGGATAATCGTTTAAATAAAACCGGGAAAATTGCAGGATATCTACTCGTGAGAATTGCGCTGGAATAGTTGCAGGTGTTTCAAATGTTCCGCTTACTTCTCCAGTGTCTTGATCAATTACGATGGACCAAATATGATTTTCATGCAATAGAGTTTGGCCGGCTTCAGATAATACATAGGTTTCATCGTTTCGGCTCACTTCACGCACAGTTGCCGCTAAGATTTCGGTAGCTGATTCATCTTGAACGTTATATTGCACAAGCGTCCCCAATAAAATCACGTTGAATACGATAATTCCCACTAAGACGAGGAAGAAGTATTGAATATTGCGCCAGAGAGAGTGCTTCATGTTAGAGACTCCCTTCGTCTAACGCTAGCCGGTAACCGAGACCTTTAAGCGTTAAGATAACTTCAGGATTAGAGGGATCTTGTTCAATTTTTTCACGCAGACGCCTGATATGAACCATAAGTGAATTCTCCTGACCGAAGTGGTTAATGCCCCAGACGCTTTGGCACAAGCTATCTACAGAGATAATTTGATTAGGACGATGCATCAGTGCTTCAAGTACCTTCAGCTCAGTCGGACTAATTCGCATAATCTCCTGCCCATGTATAACGATGGCCTTATCAAAGTCAATCACTCTGTCCGGAAGTTCAACGATACGCTTTTCGTTAAGATAGGCTCGGCGCAACAGAGACTGTACCCGTGCGACTAACATCTTCGGTAAAAATGGCTTTGTTAAATAATCATCTCCACCGACCATTAATCCTTTCACTTCATCATCTGCAGTATCTTTGGCAGTCAAGAATAGAATCGGTATATCAGAAAATTCGCGCACGTATGTTGCTAGGTCATAGCCATTTCCATCCGGCAACATAATATCCAAAATCACTAAATCTACCGTACCTGTTTCAATTTTCTGAATGCCTTCTTCGTAAGTATACGCCCCATCAATATTGAAAAATCCTTGTGTATTCAAAGCCTCCCGCGTGGACTCATGGAGCACTCGATCATCATCAACAATCAATATTCGTTTATTGGCGAAAGACTTCACTCGCATCACACCATCACTCTCGCTTTCATTCAACTTAACTTTATTGTAGCACAGAATATTGCGGAATTTTGGTTAAAAACAAATCTTAAGGTTCCTGTAAGGTTGGTGTAAGGAGGCGTTAAGAA
Coding sequences:
- a CDS encoding glutathione S-transferase family protein, whose translation is MGLLVDGVWHDEWYNTEDNDGKFIREDAQFRDWISKDGKFQPEAGRYHLYVCLACPWASRCLMMRKLKGLEEIISLSVVNPVMLEHGWTFEDGPGVIADPIMDADYMHEIYTHVDPTYSGRVTVPVLYDKKTDTIVNNESSDIIRMMNTAFDEIGATPGDYYPADSRDEINDINDYVYDHVNNGVYKAGFATEQQVYEKEAQHVDDALAKLNDRLEHQDYLVGDQLTEADIRLFTTLIRFEHVYFGHFKCNLHHLTEYPYLWEYTKRIYNYENLADTVNFDHIQTHYYKSHTMINPNQIIPAGPDLDLLVNESI
- the hpf gene encoding ribosome hibernation-promoting factor, HPF/YfiA family; amino-acid sequence: MLRYNVRGENIEVTDAIREYVEAKVGKVEKYFTDVPEANAHVNLKTYSDKTAKVEVTIPLPNVVLRAEETSPDMYGSVDLVSDKLERQIRKYKTKVNRRQRRQTVEAPEPVDPDLLDTHVEGLDGEETEQLESDAGVEIVRTKQLDLKPMHAEEAVLQMDMLGHDFFIFEDAETESTNIVYKRHDGKYGLLET
- a CDS encoding response regulator transcription factor, encoding MRVKSFANKRILIVDDDRVLHESTREALNTQGFFNIDGAYTYEEGIQKIETGTVDLVILDIMLPDGNGYDLATYVREFSDIPILFLTAKDTADDEVKGLMVGGDDYLTKPFLPKMLVARVQSLLRRAYLNEKRIVELPDRVIDFDKAIVIHGQEIMRISPTELKVLEALMHRPNQIISVDSLCQSVWGINHFGQENSLMVHIRRLREKIEQDPSNPEVILTLKGLGYRLALDEGSL
- a CDS encoding HAMP domain-containing sensor histidine kinase, with protein sequence MKHSLWRNIQYFFLVLVGIIVFNVILLGTLVQYNVQDESATEILAATVREVSRNDETYVLSEAGQTLLHENHIWSIVIDQDTGEVSGTFETPATIPAQFSRVDILQFSRFYLNDYPVFSHILDSGDILVLGFPKDSYIRFTANYWQQSFLKKVPFIIMGIISVNLLMIAGLYLYTRWRIKSKLDPIVDGIEALPDGLEDRIPHISGLETITQALNKSDQLLKASQQFRQQWLAGITHDLKTPLSVIFTYANLLEGRTTHPKDKRWLQTIQKESRYIENLINDLNVINRLQSETYKNQLEDIDVVAATREFIVELINMNAYDLYTFQFNVDHIDHPIYVRMERKMFDRMLHNLIYNAIHHNPQGCHISISIQPFDHFTQLSIRDTGIGTSADRLQEVLSRLNQPDILTARNNGIGLIVVNQIATIHGGKLNLASEPGQYFEAIMTLESVNP